A stretch of Paenibacillus mucilaginosus 3016 DNA encodes these proteins:
- a CDS encoding sensor histidine kinase — MLRGSFYKRIQASFLVFILVPVMAVSVVSYQVTKSTLMEKIRLTNQSVLDLMAKDITKLIDDLSYTTHYFARDASVRRQLVSFADTKGIEDYSAYRRYMEIQGIFESIAMKSLNKDIRMYLANPHGFIIPYMDIPGGTGSGIEEMRHDYEALRPKISLTASDGLQWLGSVRGAADAPGSPGYYYIARVVTGESPEQRELAALMVGISAAYFESLFEPFREGAFALFASDGARVAGSAALPYTAEEAAGDEVRNETILPKGGWKLVYQTPKHSITGEITQAFFWSALFIFLFSGLFLLLSVFLAKRLHLPVKRLQALAKQYGQGNRKLRYQPSGIDEIEELGGAVNGMLDDIDKLIAGIEEEQHQKRVLELQALYAQIRPHFLLNTLNSVRCSLVLEGDRRHGGQIESLMSLLRAYMKAGELATLRSECQLLRHYTDIMEMRSDRQIGLEIMLPPELEEFPMPMLALQPLIENAVVHGLSDREEGARIEVEVRRDADRVEILIRDNGAGAPQARLDELNRLLGAGGADETAAYERVGLYNVLQRLRLTFGEGAAMKLSPGPVEGLEVLLRLPGSAGLGAGPAGRTGEERQGRLPTAG; from the coding sequence CGTTCCTCGTCTTCATTCTGGTGCCCGTCATGGCGGTGTCCGTCGTGTCGTATCAGGTGACGAAATCCACGCTGATGGAGAAGATCCGGCTGACGAACCAGTCGGTGCTGGATCTGATGGCGAAGGACATCACGAAGCTCATCGACGATCTGTCGTATACGACCCATTATTTTGCCCGGGATGCGTCCGTCCGCCGGCAGCTGGTCTCCTTCGCGGACACGAAGGGGATCGAGGATTACTCGGCGTACCGCCGGTACATGGAGATTCAGGGGATCTTCGAGAGCATCGCGATGAAATCGCTGAATAAGGACATCCGGATGTATCTGGCCAACCCTCACGGCTTCATCATTCCGTATATGGACATTCCGGGAGGCACCGGGAGCGGCATCGAGGAGATGCGTCACGACTATGAAGCCCTTCGCCCGAAGATCTCGCTTACGGCCTCGGACGGCCTGCAGTGGCTCGGCAGCGTAAGGGGCGCAGCGGATGCGCCCGGCTCTCCGGGCTATTATTATATCGCCCGGGTCGTCACCGGCGAGTCGCCGGAGCAGCGCGAGCTGGCCGCGCTCATGGTGGGGATCTCCGCCGCCTACTTCGAGAGCCTGTTCGAGCCGTTCCGCGAAGGCGCCTTCGCCCTCTTCGCGTCGGACGGCGCCCGCGTGGCCGGCTCGGCGGCACTGCCTTATACCGCTGAGGAGGCGGCAGGGGATGAGGTCCGCAACGAGACGATCCTGCCCAAGGGCGGGTGGAAGCTCGTCTACCAGACGCCGAAACACAGCATCACAGGGGAGATTACCCAGGCGTTCTTCTGGAGTGCGCTGTTTATCTTCCTGTTCTCGGGGCTGTTCCTTCTGCTCTCCGTGTTCCTGGCGAAGCGGCTTCACCTGCCGGTGAAGCGGCTGCAGGCGCTGGCCAAGCAGTACGGCCAGGGCAACCGGAAGCTAAGGTACCAGCCGTCGGGCATCGATGAGATCGAGGAGCTCGGCGGCGCGGTGAACGGGATGCTTGACGATATTGACAAGCTCATCGCCGGCATCGAGGAAGAACAGCACCAGAAGCGGGTGCTGGAGCTGCAGGCGCTGTATGCGCAGATCCGGCCGCATTTTCTGCTCAACACCCTGAACTCGGTCCGCTGCTCGCTCGTGCTGGAGGGCGACCGCCGCCACGGAGGGCAGATCGAGTCGCTGATGAGCCTGCTCCGGGCGTATATGAAAGCCGGGGAGCTGGCGACCCTGCGCAGCGAATGCCAGCTGCTGCGTCATTACACGGACATTATGGAGATGCGCAGCGACCGGCAGATCGGGCTCGAGATCATGCTCCCGCCCGAGCTCGAGGAATTCCCCATGCCGATGCTGGCGCTCCAGCCGCTGATCGAGAACGCCGTCGTGCACGGGCTCTCCGACCGGGAAGAGGGCGCAAGGATCGAAGTGGAGGTCCGGCGCGACGCGGATCGGGTGGAGATCCTCATCCGCGATAACGGGGCCGGAGCGCCGCAGGCCCGGCTCGACGAGCTGAACCGGCTGCTCGGCGCCGGAGGGGCGGACGAGACGGCGGCGTATGAGCGCGTAGGCTTGTACAACGTGCTGCAGCGGCTGCGGCTCACCTTCGGGGAGGGGGCGGCGATGAAGCTCAGCCCGGGACCCGTCGAAGGGCTCGAGGTGCTGCTGCGGCTGCCGGGTTCGGCGGGCCTCGGCGCAGGGCCGGCGGGGAGAACAGGGGAGGAGCGGCAGGGAAGGCTGCCGACTGCAGGCTGA